From a region of the Agrobacterium larrymoorei genome:
- a CDS encoding EAL domain-containing protein — MIFPWNKHLRSNGSVVARSRGPKDDCCQTHKLSAELLQSALSRGEIWPAFQPIVDLQSGAIVAFEILARWTDPIAGAISPTQFIPLAEQCGLIGDLTDKILREACVIALSWQGSFVLAINISPVQFHDHELSTRILRTVRSSGFPVHRVHVEITESALLENDPSVHATIASLKASGIGLALDDFGTGFASLTQLHAFPFNKLKIDMSFVRSMTVDSGSRKIIASVIGLGQSLGMTVVAEGVETEEQATLLRRMGCDLGQGWLFGKAENALETGKLIERRLVGDLSKRKPPAQLFHRVHQLDALYTASPIGLCLLDTNFVHTSVNPRFSAMFALSPDDMIGHTVHSFMPAHEADRVTSDLVKVLNGDTVVIEDYRPIGSDRVFFVINQRVDDDDGVAIGISVTAVDVTGYKTLETLLSQTEDHQRWSIDLSPNIPWASDAAGVVNFMGPTPDCSKIDVDARIEDWMARMHPEDRLRVRQQWLAWIPSGKPFQTMFRMRLGDDGFHWMLSRAKPHHGPDGKIIKWYGVITEMAAQQSLRDQLLRLENVGASPQDRSHDVTFICADNNYDQQIERPAKVYQKSEPHDGLSRSHYVSMLMRMFEGAPIAMSITTSDTRMSRYVKVNAAYLKMTGRSWEQIRGKTLLDAGSAIDNTDRNRRHQLLLDQGYYELEEVDIVRADGSKVPTLISAQRTTINGTSFDLEIIVDVSERVRQQREAENALKVSARTDALSGLPNRAYFDEVLLQRIAQARGPHDVLALAYMDLNGFKAINDTLGHLVGDEVLRVISSRLRSEFATQFVARVGGDEFALLIETDKFGAIGLQQMLYQHMQNVFKSISISGQTVTSGAAVGVTILCETDNAHSVLQRADDYMYIAKSTSQRIAVVYLGDIDQNFRGNEKIISAAT, encoded by the coding sequence ATGATATTTCCTTGGAACAAGCATCTTCGCAGCAACGGCTCGGTTGTCGCACGCTCAAGAGGGCCGAAGGATGACTGTTGTCAGACCCATAAACTATCCGCCGAGTTGCTGCAAAGTGCGCTGTCGCGCGGTGAAATATGGCCTGCATTTCAGCCGATCGTTGATCTGCAATCTGGCGCTATCGTGGCTTTTGAAATTCTTGCTCGTTGGACAGACCCCATTGCAGGCGCGATTTCTCCCACTCAGTTCATTCCATTGGCTGAACAGTGCGGACTGATCGGCGATCTGACAGACAAGATATTGCGAGAAGCATGTGTCATTGCATTAAGCTGGCAAGGATCGTTCGTCCTTGCTATCAACATCTCTCCAGTGCAGTTTCATGACCACGAACTGTCAACGAGAATTCTGCGCACCGTCCGCTCGAGTGGATTTCCGGTTCATCGAGTTCACGTCGAAATCACAGAAAGCGCGCTGCTAGAGAATGACCCGTCTGTCCACGCAACGATTGCTTCACTCAAGGCCTCAGGCATAGGGCTTGCTCTTGACGATTTCGGGACTGGTTTTGCAAGTTTGACCCAGTTGCACGCTTTTCCCTTCAACAAACTTAAGATCGACATGAGTTTTGTGAGGTCTATGACAGTCGATAGTGGTAGCAGAAAGATTATCGCATCGGTTATTGGCCTTGGTCAGAGCCTTGGAATGACCGTCGTCGCAGAGGGCGTGGAAACAGAAGAACAGGCAACTCTTTTGCGCCGGATGGGCTGCGATCTTGGTCAGGGTTGGCTATTTGGAAAGGCTGAGAACGCCCTGGAAACCGGCAAACTCATTGAGAGACGCTTGGTCGGAGATCTGTCCAAGCGCAAGCCGCCTGCACAACTCTTTCATCGCGTGCATCAACTCGACGCTCTTTACACTGCTTCACCGATCGGTCTCTGTCTTCTGGACACGAACTTCGTCCACACCAGCGTCAATCCCCGATTTTCGGCCATGTTTGCCTTGTCACCCGATGACATGATCGGCCACACGGTCCATTCTTTCATGCCAGCGCACGAGGCTGATAGGGTGACAAGTGATCTCGTAAAGGTTCTGAATGGCGATACAGTTGTCATAGAAGATTACCGACCCATTGGATCGGATAGAGTATTTTTCGTCATCAACCAACGCGTTGACGATGACGATGGTGTTGCCATCGGAATATCCGTCACCGCAGTGGACGTTACCGGTTACAAGACTCTCGAAACGCTTCTGTCACAGACAGAGGATCATCAGCGGTGGAGCATTGACCTGAGCCCAAACATTCCTTGGGCGAGCGATGCGGCTGGAGTGGTTAACTTTATGGGACCCACCCCCGACTGTTCAAAAATTGACGTGGACGCGCGCATCGAGGACTGGATGGCGCGCATGCACCCGGAAGATCGTCTTCGTGTCCGGCAACAGTGGCTGGCATGGATACCGTCTGGAAAACCATTCCAAACAATGTTCAGGATGAGGCTTGGCGACGACGGCTTCCACTGGATGCTCAGTCGCGCCAAACCTCATCACGGTCCGGACGGCAAAATCATAAAATGGTACGGCGTAATCACGGAAATGGCTGCCCAACAAAGTCTTCGGGATCAGTTATTGAGGCTTGAGAACGTCGGCGCTTCGCCACAGGATCGCTCGCATGACGTAACGTTCATCTGCGCAGACAATAACTACGACCAGCAGATTGAACGGCCAGCTAAAGTATACCAGAAAAGCGAACCGCACGACGGCCTGTCGCGATCGCATTATGTATCGATGCTGATGCGGATGTTTGAAGGCGCGCCGATTGCGATGTCGATTACGACCAGCGACACAAGGATGTCCCGTTATGTCAAGGTGAACGCGGCTTATCTGAAGATGACCGGACGCTCCTGGGAGCAAATCAGGGGTAAGACGTTGCTCGATGCAGGCTCCGCAATCGACAACACAGACCGCAATCGACGTCATCAACTGTTACTTGATCAGGGATATTATGAACTGGAAGAGGTCGATATTGTCCGCGCCGACGGAAGCAAAGTTCCAACCTTGATTTCGGCCCAGAGAACCACAATCAATGGAACGTCTTTCGACCTTGAAATCATCGTGGATGTTTCAGAGCGCGTGCGACAACAACGCGAGGCCGAAAATGCTCTAAAGGTTTCAGCGAGAACGGATGCACTTTCCGGTCTGCCGAACCGTGCCTATTTCGATGAGGTACTGCTGCAACGGATCGCCCAGGCACGAGGCCCACACGACGTGTTGGCACTCGCCTACATGGATCTGAACGGGTTCAAGGCAATCAATGACACGCTTGGACATCTTGTGGGTGACGAAGTCCTTAGGGTTATTTCATCGAGACTGCGATCAGAGTTTGCGACGCAATTTGTCGCTCGTGTTGGTGGGGACGAGTTCGCATTGTTAATAGAAACAGACAAGTTTGGTGCGATCGGTTTGCAGCAGATGCTTTACCAGCATATGCAAAACGTCTTCAAGTCAATATCGATAAGCGGTCAGACTGTGACTTCTGGAGCAGCGGTGGGCGTGACAATCCTTTGTGAAACGGATAATGCGCATTCAGTACTCCAGCGAGCCGACGACTACATGTATATCGCGAAGTCCACATCCCAGAGGATCGCGGTCGTCTATTTGGGCGATATCGATCAAAATTTTAGAGGCAACGAAAAGATTATATCTGCTGCCACCTGA
- a CDS encoding histidine kinase dimerization/phosphoacceptor domain -containing protein, which produces MEQRYDWELTDMLHAEHGRGDPFAAAVRATRMPMVITDPNQIDNPIVFVNEAFQDLTGYDRDECIGQNCRFLQGDDTDPETVAKVRRAVEIGDDVSVDILNYRKDGSKFWNALYLSPVRSGNGDIKFFFASQLDVSRRVDAQQKIVDQKEQVEHEVRVRTADLEASVQAQALLLHEVDHRVKNNLSVIGSLLRMQMRDSDDANVRKALRSTMERVDAMAAVHRRLYQSEDVRHFEVSSYVTNIVQDAIAASRYEEVHLHCDVQTVSLPSEQATSFGLLINEILLHLFDPYVPLKSISLQISKSEQLIAIGIANRVADKTPQDQMIPLSQKIISRLSSQLGCTVSWEHSLSGLSVTIAIPVSAP; this is translated from the coding sequence ATGGAACAGAGATACGACTGGGAACTCACCGACATGCTGCATGCAGAGCATGGAAGGGGCGATCCGTTTGCGGCCGCAGTCCGTGCCACACGCATGCCGATGGTCATCACAGATCCAAACCAGATCGATAACCCGATCGTATTTGTCAACGAGGCTTTTCAAGACCTAACAGGTTACGATCGAGACGAGTGCATCGGACAAAACTGCCGCTTCTTGCAAGGCGATGATACCGACCCTGAAACGGTTGCCAAAGTTCGGCGCGCCGTGGAAATCGGTGATGATGTCTCGGTTGACATTCTCAATTACCGGAAAGATGGAAGCAAGTTCTGGAATGCCCTCTATCTCAGCCCGGTGCGCAGCGGAAACGGCGACATAAAGTTCTTTTTCGCGTCGCAACTGGATGTCAGCCGCCGCGTGGACGCGCAACAGAAAATCGTTGATCAGAAAGAGCAGGTTGAGCACGAAGTACGAGTTCGAACTGCTGATCTGGAAGCATCGGTTCAGGCGCAGGCGTTGCTCCTGCACGAAGTCGATCACCGGGTAAAAAACAATCTCTCAGTCATCGGTTCTCTGCTACGCATGCAGATGAGGGATTCAGACGATGCAAATGTCCGCAAGGCACTACGGTCCACTATGGAGCGTGTCGATGCTATGGCGGCCGTGCATCGGCGTCTTTACCAATCGGAAGACGTCCGGCACTTTGAGGTGTCTTCATACGTCACAAACATAGTTCAAGATGCCATCGCCGCCAGCCGATATGAAGAGGTCCACCTTCATTGCGACGTGCAAACGGTTTCGCTTCCTTCAGAACAGGCAACGTCTTTCGGGCTTCTCATCAACGAGATTCTTCTTCACCTATTTGACCCTTATGTGCCCCTCAAATCGATCAGCTTACAGATATCGAAGAGTGAGCAGCTAATCGCGATCGGCATCGCGAACCGAGTGGCCGATAAGACTCCTCAAGACCAGATGATCCCGCTCAGCCAGAAGATAATATCCCGGCTCAGCAGTCAACTTGGCTGCACGGTCAGCTGGGAGCATTCATTGAGCGGGCTCTCCGTAACCATAGCCATCCCAGTGAGTGCCCCATGA
- a CDS encoding AI-2E family transporter, which yields MSDIEKNALAGAAIPNRSGALTAYTLSGRTIIILIGVAVILYVGQEVFIPLALALLLTFTLAPIVSFLRKRRVPKIAAVLMAVASAFLVIAAFGFIVAGQVANLADNVPTYQRNIVVKVQAMSQTGSGNGVLEHISKVVERIGSEMQDTAEESKEDAALQSSRRDPMPVEIVTRSNPVQTLGNFILPLISPFATAGLVIVLVIFMLLEREELRDRFIRLVGLGDLHRTTAALQDAGKRVGKYLLMQLVVNTLYALPIAIGLWLLGIPNAILWGLLTLVLRFVPYIGPVIGMILPLFLALAIAPGWSLVAWVAALFIVTELVSNNVVEPWLYGSHTGLSPLAIIVSAIFWSWLWGPVGLMLSTPLTVCLVVLGRYVPQFSFLDVLLGNEPVLKPHEKLYQRLLAGDPNEATDNAEDFLEAEDLVDYYEQVGFPALKLGELDRQRGVMTDAQIALFASTTQTLIGNLAEIALDEEAELGAPAEDQTVAGDVTESLKMPKVKPKAVLCIGGRGAMDDAAASMIAQVLAIEGATVTQAEHLMVSGATINLLQLTDVDTVVIAFLNGGSKAHARQVVRRLKRQKLSLRVGVVMPGIDGDKDSVVSAQDIDADFVAASIADGVRGALSDGDAVAIRVPKRIGRAREGKLNPMVA from the coding sequence GTGAGCGATATTGAGAAAAATGCACTCGCAGGAGCAGCAATTCCGAATAGATCGGGCGCGCTCACGGCATACACCCTCTCGGGTCGGACCATCATCATTCTCATCGGCGTCGCGGTCATTCTGTATGTCGGGCAAGAAGTGTTCATTCCGCTCGCGCTCGCATTGTTGCTGACTTTCACGCTTGCCCCGATCGTTAGCTTTTTGCGCAAGCGCCGCGTGCCAAAGATCGCAGCCGTTCTTATGGCGGTTGCGAGCGCATTTTTGGTCATTGCAGCCTTCGGCTTCATCGTTGCCGGACAGGTTGCCAATTTGGCGGACAACGTCCCGACATATCAGCGCAACATCGTCGTGAAGGTGCAGGCGATGAGCCAGACCGGCTCCGGTAACGGCGTGCTTGAGCATATTAGCAAGGTCGTCGAGCGTATCGGCTCGGAGATGCAGGACACTGCCGAAGAGAGCAAAGAAGACGCAGCCTTGCAATCCTCCAGACGTGACCCGATGCCCGTCGAAATCGTCACGCGGTCTAACCCGGTCCAAACGCTCGGTAATTTCATCCTACCGCTGATAAGCCCATTTGCGACGGCTGGTCTTGTCATCGTTCTGGTAATCTTCATGCTGCTTGAGCGCGAAGAGTTACGCGACCGGTTCATCCGTCTTGTGGGGCTGGGCGATCTGCACCGAACGACGGCGGCGCTCCAGGATGCCGGAAAACGAGTTGGCAAGTATCTGCTGATGCAGCTTGTCGTAAACACACTGTATGCCCTTCCGATCGCGATCGGCCTGTGGCTACTGGGTATTCCGAACGCCATCCTTTGGGGTCTGCTAACGCTCGTTCTGCGGTTTGTCCCATACATCGGTCCGGTGATAGGCATGATCCTGCCTCTATTCCTGGCGCTAGCGATTGCGCCCGGATGGTCGTTGGTGGCGTGGGTGGCAGCGCTCTTCATAGTTACGGAACTGGTCAGCAACAACGTCGTTGAGCCTTGGCTTTACGGTAGCCATACGGGCCTCTCTCCACTTGCGATCATCGTTTCAGCGATCTTTTGGTCGTGGCTTTGGGGACCTGTCGGTTTGATGTTATCCACACCCCTGACCGTTTGCCTCGTCGTGCTTGGGCGGTATGTCCCACAGTTCAGCTTTCTGGACGTTCTTCTTGGAAACGAACCGGTCCTGAAACCACACGAAAAGCTCTATCAAAGACTTCTTGCCGGAGACCCAAACGAAGCGACCGATAACGCCGAAGATTTTCTCGAAGCTGAGGATCTTGTCGACTATTATGAGCAGGTGGGATTCCCGGCTTTGAAGCTGGGTGAGTTGGACCGTCAGAGAGGTGTGATGACGGACGCGCAGATTGCTTTGTTTGCATCCACGACCCAGACACTGATCGGCAACCTGGCAGAGATTGCCCTTGATGAAGAGGCGGAACTAGGCGCCCCGGCAGAGGACCAGACAGTCGCCGGAGACGTGACCGAAAGCCTCAAAATGCCGAAAGTTAAACCTAAGGCGGTCCTGTGCATCGGTGGCAGGGGCGCGATGGACGACGCTGCTGCCTCGATGATTGCACAGGTTCTGGCTATCGAAGGTGCGACCGTCACTCAAGCCGAGCATTTAATGGTTAGCGGCGCAACCATCAACCTGCTTCAGCTCACCGACGTCGACACCGTCGTCATCGCGTTTTTGAACGGCGGGTCCAAGGCCCATGCCCGCCAAGTGGTCCGGCGCCTCAAGCGCCAAAAGCTGTCGCTGCGGGTGGGTGTCGTCATGCCAGGTATTGATGGTGACAAGGACAGCGTCGTCTCTGCGCAGGATATCGATGCCGACTTCGTTGCGGCAAGCATTGCGGACGGAGTCCGTGGAGCTCTTTCAGACGGAGACGCGGTTGCGATTAGGGTTCCGAAACGGATCGGGCGGGCTCGAGAGGGCAAACTCAATCCGATGGTCGCGTAA
- a CDS encoding response regulator has translation MKRPKPPLNIVVVEDEPLIAMDMEMMVEDAGHKVIAEAASLYDAQSWDNSLNPDIAFVDIQLARQTSGLDVSKMIQVRWPQTIIVFVTANPKIIPEDFGGAHGVIPKPLSQNGFLAAMKYLQEGVCDPPPTVQQPNSFTASPAFAATWYD, from the coding sequence ATGAAGCGACCCAAACCTCCACTTAATATCGTTGTCGTCGAGGACGAGCCGCTAATCGCCATGGATATGGAAATGATGGTGGAAGATGCTGGTCACAAAGTAATCGCCGAAGCCGCGTCGCTTTATGATGCCCAATCCTGGGACAATAGCCTTAATCCAGACATCGCTTTCGTCGACATCCAGCTTGCGCGGCAGACGAGCGGGCTCGACGTTTCTAAGATGATACAGGTTCGCTGGCCGCAAACGATTATAGTGTTTGTAACGGCAAACCCGAAGATTATTCCGGAAGATTTTGGCGGCGCTCACGGGGTCATCCCAAAACCGCTGTCGCAAAATGGATTTCTTGCTGCAATGAAATATCTTCAAGAAGGTGTTTGCGACCCTCCGCCCACCGTCCAACAACCCAACAGCTTCACGGCCTCACCCGCGTTTGCAGCCACATGGTATGATTAA
- a CDS encoding GAF domain-containing protein, translating to MDTLTPCLDAKSPVPNWDEADRLAAIERYAILDSGREDAFDDVAKLAADILEAPIAVVNFIAADRQWFKAEVGIGTDTLPLDVSICKHAILQPGVLVVPDLTLDHRFVDNPLVHVEDGLRFYAGAILETPDGLPLGTVCVLDRNSRPLGISERQKRALEVLAKQTMAQLELKRLESIARDERARAEKHARRLSLVAKASTLLLGAEDQREAVRSLLSLVADEFGLDVAFHYSCAGGALKFVAAAGLTPEQELAAQQIEFGETVCGIVAVNRTAMHVTDIQTSHSAYAVTARRLGLDTCFSAPLFAGEDLLGTVSFGRKGKAFSPREVEALSALAAQLATATERRRTEAALRESEARQAFLLSISDTMRSLETPNEIASVAVKRLGERFDLSRVFYAEYFGNIMRIERDYTLGVDSIVGEHDLTAFGPELLRAYHECPVVKVEDVGADPRFNSDARAGLKARQVGAYLDVVLFENEHWVSLLALQSNRARAWTPSEEGLFRGVGERVRAAIERARAEDQLRELNDTLERRVAETSAERDQIWRHSLDLLSVINLDDATFDTVNPAWTTALGWAPGEVEGRPYTQFLHPDDAQTSADAIERVRISEPVTRFENRYRTTAGGWRWLSWVAVREGGKLYSITRDVTDEKSRQAELEAAQEALRQSQKMEAMGQLTGGVAHDFNNLLTPIVGSLDMLQRRGLGNEREQRLIAGAVQSAERAKILVQRLLAFARRQPLQSVPVDLAKLIAGMDDLIASTTGPQIKVLVEIPEHLPMVNADPNQVEMALLNLAVNARDAMAESGGTLRISTKAETVSVGHRSKLRAGNYICMSVADTGAGMDEATLLRAVEPFFSTKGVGKGTGLGLSMVHGLASQLGGALTIQSERGIGTNVELWLPLSTAAFTEANTVAGPPEIPRTCGIVLLVDDEDLVRMVTSDMLVDLGYEVIEVASGEEALQLVTSGHRFDLLVTDHLMPGISGTDLAREVRATKPGTPVLLVSGYSDNTGVDADLPRLTKPFRKDELAAVLAQLTPMRKH from the coding sequence ATGGATACCCTCACACCTTGCCTGGACGCTAAATCCCCCGTGCCAAATTGGGATGAGGCCGACCGTCTGGCGGCGATTGAGCGCTACGCAATACTCGACAGTGGACGGGAAGACGCGTTCGATGATGTGGCCAAGCTGGCTGCGGACATACTCGAAGCTCCTATCGCCGTTGTCAACTTCATCGCCGCCGATCGCCAGTGGTTCAAGGCAGAGGTCGGCATTGGAACCGATACTTTGCCACTCGACGTGTCCATCTGCAAACATGCGATCCTGCAACCGGGTGTGCTCGTCGTGCCGGATCTCACCCTTGACCATCGCTTCGTAGACAATCCGCTAGTCCATGTCGAAGACGGCCTGCGCTTTTACGCTGGAGCGATCTTGGAGACCCCCGACGGCTTGCCGCTGGGCACAGTTTGCGTCTTGGACCGGAACAGCCGGCCGCTTGGTATCAGTGAGCGACAGAAACGCGCATTGGAGGTGCTCGCCAAGCAGACCATGGCGCAGCTAGAGCTCAAGCGATTGGAATCCATAGCGCGGGACGAGCGAGCACGAGCCGAAAAGCATGCGCGTCGACTTTCACTTGTGGCCAAAGCATCAACACTTCTGCTCGGCGCAGAAGATCAAAGAGAAGCGGTGCGTTCGCTACTGTCACTCGTTGCAGATGAGTTTGGTCTCGACGTGGCATTTCATTATAGCTGTGCTGGTGGGGCGTTGAAGTTCGTCGCAGCTGCAGGGCTTACACCAGAGCAGGAGCTAGCTGCGCAGCAGATCGAGTTCGGCGAGACCGTATGCGGGATCGTTGCGGTCAATCGCACGGCAATGCACGTGACCGACATCCAGACATCCCACTCAGCTTATGCTGTAACGGCGAGAAGACTTGGTCTCGATACGTGTTTCAGTGCGCCACTGTTCGCTGGCGAGGATCTGCTTGGCACGGTTTCGTTTGGTCGTAAGGGTAAAGCCTTTTCGCCAAGAGAGGTTGAAGCGCTGAGTGCGCTGGCCGCCCAGCTCGCAACAGCGACAGAGCGCAGACGTACGGAAGCGGCTCTTCGCGAGAGTGAAGCCCGGCAAGCATTTCTCCTATCGATCTCAGACACGATGCGGTCGCTTGAGACGCCGAATGAGATCGCTTCGGTGGCGGTCAAGCGACTTGGTGAGCGGTTCGATCTAAGCCGGGTTTTTTACGCAGAATATTTCGGTAACATCATGAGGATCGAGCGCGACTACACGCTCGGTGTCGACTCGATCGTGGGCGAGCACGATCTCACGGCGTTCGGACCGGAGTTGCTACGCGCCTACCATGAATGTCCGGTCGTCAAGGTAGAGGACGTTGGTGCAGATCCAAGATTCAATAGCGATGCGCGGGCCGGATTGAAGGCGAGGCAGGTCGGTGCTTACCTTGATGTCGTCTTGTTTGAGAACGAGCATTGGGTCAGCTTGCTGGCCTTGCAAAGCAACAGGGCGCGTGCCTGGACTCCGTCTGAAGAAGGCTTGTTTCGTGGGGTCGGCGAGCGTGTTAGAGCCGCGATCGAGCGTGCACGTGCCGAGGATCAACTGCGTGAGCTCAATGATACGCTGGAGCGGCGGGTGGCAGAGACCAGTGCGGAGCGCGACCAGATCTGGAGACATAGCCTGGATTTGCTTTCCGTGATTAATTTGGACGACGCAACATTCGACACGGTAAATCCTGCTTGGACCACGGCTCTTGGATGGGCGCCGGGCGAGGTAGAAGGTCGACCATACACGCAATTCCTCCATCCCGATGACGCTCAAACAAGTGCCGACGCCATCGAGCGTGTTCGCATAAGTGAGCCAGTAACACGCTTCGAGAACCGATATCGAACGACGGCTGGCGGCTGGCGCTGGCTATCCTGGGTCGCAGTGCGCGAAGGCGGGAAGCTATATTCTATCACACGCGATGTAACCGATGAGAAGTCACGCCAGGCGGAGCTGGAGGCAGCGCAGGAGGCGCTCAGGCAATCGCAGAAAATGGAGGCGATGGGCCAACTGACCGGTGGCGTGGCGCATGACTTCAACAATCTTCTGACGCCCATTGTCGGCAGCCTGGACATGCTTCAACGAAGAGGTCTGGGAAACGAGCGCGAGCAACGTCTCATTGCCGGAGCAGTTCAATCGGCCGAACGCGCGAAGATTCTGGTTCAGCGTCTACTCGCTTTCGCCCGGCGTCAGCCGCTTCAGTCGGTTCCTGTCGATTTGGCTAAACTCATTGCCGGAATGGATGACCTCATCGCGAGTACTACTGGCCCCCAGATCAAGGTTCTTGTCGAAATTCCTGAACATCTGCCGATGGTGAATGCCGATCCAAACCAAGTCGAAATGGCTCTTCTTAATCTTGCGGTTAATGCCCGGGACGCGATGGCGGAGAGCGGTGGAACGCTCCGGATTTCGACCAAAGCAGAGACCGTTTCAGTTGGTCATCGCTCCAAGCTGCGTGCGGGTAATTATATTTGCATGTCCGTCGCCGATACGGGGGCAGGCATGGATGAGGCGACGCTTTTACGCGCAGTCGAGCCATTCTTCTCGACAAAGGGCGTTGGAAAGGGCACAGGGCTCGGTCTCTCAATGGTGCATGGGCTAGCGTCCCAGCTAGGCGGCGCACTCACCATCCAGAGTGAGCGAGGCATAGGAACCAATGTCGAGCTGTGGCTGCCGTTGAGCACGGCAGCTTTCACGGAAGCGAACACCGTCGCCGGACCTCCAGAGATACCAAGAACCTGTGGCATCGTTCTTCTAGTTGATGACGAAGACCTTGTGAGGATGGTCACGTCGGATATGCTGGTCGACCTCGGCTATGAGGTCATTGAAGTCGCTTCGGGCGAGGAGGCACTTCAGCTCGTCACGTCGGGCCATCGGTTCGACCTACTCGTGACCGACCACCTGATGCCGGGCATCAGTGGAACGGATCTGGCTCGAGAAGTCAGGGCCACCAAGCCTGGTACCCCCGTCCTACTAGTGTCGGGCTATTCCGACAACACAGGTGTTGATGCAGACCTCCCTCGACTGACAAAACCTTTTCGGAAAGACGAGCTCGCGGCGGTTCTCGCGCAGCTCACTCCTATGAGAAAGCACTAA